A region of Solanum dulcamara chromosome 7, daSolDulc1.2, whole genome shotgun sequence DNA encodes the following proteins:
- the LOC129896098 gene encoding uncharacterized protein LOC129896098, protein MIAYRSFLSVDLAWKFTKIHVIPKRTQHFQRCFSSCGFNYNSGKHIEGAIRVAMDRKKQKMVAQTWRPVSTQSRSTEGGLGDEKHDFGGRDRKAEVVNDIVDTTCSPKAVQVSEGVDLEGQTTPSADDESLSAAQKHSVTVTAGASLMRFIRGKGGATQRTIEEEMRVKIILPFSRNEDCLIIEGNSAESVARASDRVQAVIDETVKSRNLDYSHFVSLPLAIHPELVNKLINFQNAVLGITVVNKDENLEGVSSGKTFDSEGEEQNLNEPQVAVELKTEDSNDSVKVDTTNIQFASCSPKVSTPSTSESKASKLLDLGIEKSIFIKPKTFHLTVLMLKLWNKDRIEAAAEVLRSVSPKVIDALENRPVSIRLKGLACMKGSPSKARVVYAPVEVIGGEDRLLHACQVINNAFTEAGLVLENDSNQKLKLHATIMNARHRKSKRGSKKADSFDARTIFGQYSSEDWGKYLIREAHLSQRFVFDDNGYYYCCASIPFPEEM, encoded by the exons ATGATAGCTTACAGGTCTTTTTTAAG CGTCGATCTTGCTTGGAAATTCACAAAGATTCATGTAATACCGAAGCGCACTCAACACTTCCAG AGGTGTTTTTCTTCTTGCGGTTTCAATTATAACTCGGGGAAGCATATTGAAGGAGCTATACGTGTTGCCATGGACCGGAAAAAGCAGAAAATGGTTGCTCAAACATGGAGACCTGTTTCTACACAATCAAGGTCTACTGAAG GTGGTCTAGGTGATGAGAAGCATGACTTTGGAGGGAGAGACCGTAAAGCTGAAGTGGTAAATGATATAGTTGACACAACTTGCAGCCCTAAAGCAGTGCAGGTTAGTGAAGGCGTTGATCTAGAAGGACAAACAACACCTTCTGCTGATGATGAATCACTTTCAGCAGCTCAGAAGCATTCAGTTACAGTCACg GCAGGGGCTTCCTTGATGCGTTTTATCAGAGGGAAAGG AGGTGCAACACAGAGGACAATTGAGGAGGAAATGAGAGTAAAAATCATACTTCCATTCTCGCGGAATGAGGATTGTCTCA TCATAGAAGGCAATTCTGCTGAAAGTGTGGCAAGAGCATCAGATAGAGTCCAAGCCGTAATTGATGAG ACAGTTAAAAGTCGAAATCTTGACTACTCTCACTTTGTATCACTTCCATTGGCCATACATCCTGAGCTGGTCAACAAGCTCATCAACTTCCAGAATGCAGTTCTTGGAATTACAGTAGttaataaagatgaaaatttgGAAGGTGTTTCAAGTGGTAAAACTTTTGATTCGGAAGGTGAGGAGCAGAACTTGAACGAACCGCAGGTTGCGGTGGAACTCAAAACTGAAGATTCTAATGATAGTGTTAAAGTGGATACAACCAACATACAATTCGCGAGTTGCTCGCCTAAAGTATCTACGCCGTCTACCTCCGAATCAAAGGCTTCTAAACTATTAG ATTTGGGAATCGAGAAATCCATCTTTATTAAGCCAAAAACGTTCCACTTGACTGTGCTCATGCTGAAGCTTTGGAATAAGGACCGAATTGAAGCTGCAGCTGAAGTTTTGCGA AGTGTGTCACCAAAAGTAATTGATGCTTTGGAGAACCGACCTGTGTCTATAAGACTGAAGGGTTTG GCGTGCATGAAAGGTTCTCCATCAAAAGCTCGTGTTGTATATGCTCCCGTGGAAGTAATTGGTGGTGAAGATAGACTTTTACATGCCTGTC AGGTGATCAATAATGCGTTCACTGAAGCTGGTCTTGTTCTTGAAAATGATTCAAACCAGAAGTTAAAG TTGCATGCCACCATAATGAATGCGCGACACAGAAAAAG CAAAAGAGGATCAAAAAAAGCTGATTCCTTTGATGCACGGACGATTTTTGGTCAATATAGCTCGGAAGACTGGGGGAAGTATCTTATCCGCGAAGCTCATCTTTCACAAAGGTTTGTGTTCGATGACAATGGCTATTACTATTGCTGTGCTTCCATCCCATTTCCTGAAGAGATGTAA
- the LOC129894193 gene encoding aquaporin TIP2-1: MAGIAFGSFDDSFSVGSLKAYLAEFISTLLFVFAGVGSAIAYNKLTADAALDPAGLVAVAVCHGFALFVAVSIAANISGGHVNPAVTFGLTLGGQITFITGTFYMIAQLLGSTVACFLLKFVTGGLAVPIHGVGAGVGALEGVVMEIIITFALVYTVFATAADPKKGSLGTIAPIAIGFIVGANILAAGPFSGGSMNPARSFGPAVAAGNFGGFWIYWVGPLVGGGLAGLIYSNVFMQQEHAPLSSDF, translated from the exons ATGGCTGGCATAGCATTTGGAAGTTTTGATGATTCATTCAGCGTTGGGTCTCTTAAGGCCTATCTTGCTGAATTCATCTCCACACTCCTCTTTGTCTTCGCCGGAGTTGGTTCCGCCATTGCTTACA ACAAGTTGACAGCAGATGCTGCACTTGATCCTGCTGGGCTCGTAGCTGTTGCAGTTTGCCATGGATTTGCTCTCTTCGTTGCGGTTTCAATTGCCGCTAACATTTCTGGTGGTCATGTTAACCCTGCTGTCACCTTCGGATTAACCCTCGGCGGCCAAATTACCTTTATTACTGGCACTTTCTACATGATTGCTCAACTTTTGGGCTCCACTGTAGCTTGCTTCCTCCTCAAATTCGTCACCGGAGGATTA gCTGTTCCAATCCACGGTGTGGGAGCTGGTGTGGGGGCCCTTGAAGGAGTTGTTATGGAAATAATTATTACTTTTGCTTTAGTGTATACTGTGTTCGCAACAGCAGCTGACCCAAAGAAGGGATCATTGGGCACAATTGCCCCCATTGCTATTGGTTTCATTGTTGGTGCCAACATTTTGGCTGCCGGCCCATTCTCTGGTGGATCAATGAATCCAGCCCGTTCATTTGGGCCTGCAGTGGCAGCTGGCAACTTTGGTGGTTTCTGGATCTACTGGGTTGGCCCATTAGTTGGTGGTGGATTGGCTGGTCTTATTTACAGCAATGTGTTCATGCAACAAGAACATGCTCCTCTATCCAGTGATTTCTAA
- the LOC129895816 gene encoding uncharacterized protein LOC129895816, which yields MLERVLSSRRATPVSDDGDEAGDESKTRKHISVATRVTNYVIRTGHLWPCLLIGLVIVLVTSFVYHTRDLVCISASSSDHLSRLRFFGFEGLETDFGSLGVPWCRTKHERTVEWTTKDLIRGLEEFVPIYETRPIKNNMYGMGFDHSFGLWFITRWLKPELMIESGAFKGHSTWVLRQAMPDTRIISLTPRHPEKYLKKGPAYVDENCTYFAGKDFVDFGNVDWGKVMKKHGIKDRSQVLVFFDDHQNELKRLKQALKAGFRHLVFEDNYDTGTGDHYSFRQMCDQFYIRGGGHSCFKDSDEGRIRSRRKKFWEKAVDIEELCGPGEAWWGVRGQMRDDFNHSNKAISYAEHFKNSRFVESVLDVYWELPPVAGPSLTHQTRYDPARASSPIVEDGRYGLFRRLGLSGLEASVFNGYTQMVYLQVSQE from the exons ATGCTGGAAAGAGTGCTCTCTTCTCGCAGGGCGACGCCGGTCAGTGACGACGGTGATGAGGCAGGCGACGAATCCAAAACTCGGAAGCACATCTCCGTGGCCACGAGGGTCACAAATTACGTGATTCGAACTGGACACCTCTGGCCATGCCTTCTCATAGGGCTTGTGATTGTGTTGGTCACTTCTTTCGTTTATCACACTCGCGACTTAGTATGTATCTCCGCTTCCTCTTCCGATCACCTTTCTCGTTTGCGATTCTTTGGCTTCGAAGGCCTTGAAACGGACTTCGGATCTCTCGGCGTTCCTTGGT GCAGAACGAAACATGAGAGAACTGTTGAATGGACCACAAAGGATTTAATCAGAGGTCTGGAGGAGTTTGTGCCCATATATGAGACACGGCCTATCAAGAATAACATGTATGGTATGGGTTTTGATCACAGCTTCGGGCTCTGGTTTATCACTCGGTGGTTAAAACCAGAGTTGATGATTGAGAGTGGTGCATTTAAGGGACACTCAACTTGGGTCTTGAGACAAGCAATGCCAGATACACGAATCATCTCACTTACACCCCGTCATCCTGAGAAGTATCTTAAGAAAGGGCCTGCTTATGTTGATGAGAATTGCACATACTTCGCTGGAAAAGACTTTGTTGATTTTGGAAATGTTGATTGGGGGAAAGTTATGAAGAAGCATGGAATCAAGGATCGTAGCCAGGTTCTTGTCTTTTTTGATGATCatcaaaatgaattaaaaag ACTGAAGCAAGCACTAAAAGCTGGGTTTAGGCATCTTGTGTTCGAGGACAATTATGATACTGGTACTGGAGACCACTATTCCTTCAGGCAGATGTGTGATCAATTTTATATTAGAG GTGGAGGCCATAGCTGCTTTAAGGACAGTGATGAAGGAAGGATCAGATCAAGAAGGAAGAAATTCTGGGAGAAGGCTGTTGATATCGAGGAACTTTGCGGTCCTGGTGAAGCTTGGTGGGGTGTGCGAGGGCAGATGCGAGATGATTTTAACCATAGCAATAAGGCCATTTCTTATGCAGAACATTTTAAAAATAGCAGGTTTGTAGAGTCAGTGTTAGATGTTTACTGGGAGCTTCCACCTGTGGCTGGTCCTTCATTAACTCATCAGACGAGATACGATCCGGCCCGCGCATCAAGTCCTATTGTTGAAGATGGCAGGTATGGCTTGTTTCGGAGGCTTGGCTTATCTGGTCTGGAGGCGTCTGTATTCAATGGTTACACTCAAATGGTCTATCTTCAGGTGTCACAAGAATGA
- the LOC129896201 gene encoding auxin-responsive protein IAA27-like has protein sequence MSVPLEHDYIGLSEASLMERSSDKISSSSSSSVLNLEETELRLGLPGSESLEVSLFGKDLEDKNLCLNPLSNFTSRTKRGFSYAIDASGKWDLSINCRSEANGEKGNLLFSSKRGNGGSKPVEEKKSIPHTSKAQVVGWPPIRSFRKNTLATKKNDGEGKTGSSCLFVKVSMDGAPYLRKVDIKTYSNYAEFSSALEKMFSCFSIGQCASDRLPGREELSESHLMDLLNGSEYVLTYEDKDGDWMLVGDVPWEMFIDSCKRLRIMKSSEAIGLAPRTMNKCKNQD, from the exons ATGTCTGTACCATTAGAACATGATTATATAGGTTTATCAGAAGCTTCTTTAATGGAAAGAAGTTCTGATAagatctcttcttcttcttcttcctctgttCTCAACTTGGAGGAGACTGAGCTGAGACTTGGGTTGCCAGGTTCTGAATCTCTTGAGGTTTCTCTTTTTGGCAAAGATTTGGAAGATAAAAATTTGTGTCTTAACCCTTTAAGCAATTTTACATCAAGAACAAAAAGGGGGTTTTCTTATGCCATTGATGCATCTGGAAAATGGGATTTGTCGATTAATTGCAGATCTGAAGCTAATGGGGAAAAAGGAAACTTGTTGTTTTCCTCCAAAAGAGGGAATGGAGGTTCAAAGCCTGTTGAAGAAAAAAAGTCCATTCCTCACACTTCAAA GGCACAAGTGGTAGGATGGCCACCAATTAGATCATTCAGGAAAAATACACTGGCTACTAAGAAAAATGATGGTGAAGGGAAAACAGGTTCAAGTTGCCTTTTTGTTAAGGTTAGCATGGATGGTGCTCCATATCTGAGAAAAGTTGATATCAAAACTTACAGTAACTATGCAGAGTTCTCATCAGCACTTGAAAAGATGTTCAGCTGCTTTAGTATTG GTCAGTGCGCCAGTGATAGACTTCCAGGGCGAGAGGAACTCAGTGAAAGTCACTTGATGGATCTTCTCAATGGTTCTGAGTATGTGCTGACTTATGAAGACAAGGATGGTGACTGGATGCTCGTCGGTGATGTTCCTTGGGA GATGTTCATAGACTCATGCAAGAGATTGCGGATCATGAAAAGCTCAGAGGCAATTGGGCTAG CTCCAAGGACCATGAACAAGTGCAAGAACCAAGATTAG